The following are from one region of the Treponema denticola genome:
- a CDS encoding ATP-binding cassette domain-containing protein: MKKSFIKILFYEIVRMIKAKKALFLFCVTLCVFDALLAFGYIFFIGKLTESLTLLNSSAVKNTVLYVFGIFSLIILLREFSNAILNYYFDKQRMLVTGKLKTDFFNKVASFDVLEFEKPDFLDSLDKAKNGLDGSIDGLINLELIIAQSVVYVLLVAFYMASINPLLLIVVLGAFIPTMFTYVFKNKFKSESEDKSAMYRRQMNKYESCITDKVFFKESRHLALFNFFVGKFNSSAKLFKKYKTKEIKKLTWIGIITNASQFLGFISIFVVVYCLSKAGSIKAGTIVAVIASVNLLFSHFKELFNYHIAGLADSYTGMKFFHAVMTKETSNKNKTGKMEIKKIRLTDVSFSYPNSEKKALKSVNLEINAGETICIVGKNGSGKSTLSKILLGLYQPASGEIILNESKNASEEAHLLLQKNSSAVFQNFNRYNLSLEENINVADVTKSVKKISQAVEQLSDTLPDKQNTMLSREFGGVDLSMGQWQKLAIERGLFKNASIIIFDEPTSAIDPLLEMDLLNSMLDNKTHSIKIIISHRIGIATRADKILLMDNGEIIESGKHDDLMLKDTEYGKLFKTQQQWYK; encoded by the coding sequence CTTATTAGCTTTTGGATATATATTTTTTATTGGAAAACTTACAGAAAGTTTAACCCTGTTAAATTCATCAGCAGTAAAAAATACCGTTTTGTATGTTTTTGGAATTTTTTCTTTAATTATTTTGTTGCGAGAATTTTCAAATGCAATTTTAAATTATTATTTTGATAAGCAAAGAATGCTTGTTACAGGAAAACTAAAAACTGACTTTTTTAATAAAGTTGCTTCGTTTGATGTACTTGAATTTGAAAAGCCGGATTTTCTTGATTCCTTAGATAAAGCAAAAAACGGTTTAGATGGTTCAATTGACGGTCTTATTAATCTTGAACTTATTATTGCACAAAGTGTTGTTTATGTTCTTCTGGTAGCATTTTATATGGCTTCGATAAATCCGCTTCTTTTAATTGTTGTTTTAGGAGCTTTTATCCCAACCATGTTTACTTATGTTTTTAAAAATAAATTTAAAAGTGAAAGCGAAGATAAGTCGGCAATGTACAGAAGGCAAATGAATAAGTATGAATCGTGTATCACCGATAAAGTTTTTTTTAAGGAAAGTAGACATCTGGCACTTTTTAATTTTTTTGTTGGAAAATTTAATTCGTCGGCAAAATTATTTAAAAAGTATAAAACGAAGGAAATAAAAAAATTAACTTGGATTGGGATTATAACTAATGCATCTCAATTTTTAGGCTTCATAAGTATTTTTGTTGTTGTTTATTGTTTGTCAAAGGCAGGTTCAATAAAAGCGGGGACTATTGTTGCGGTTATTGCAAGTGTTAATTTATTGTTTTCGCATTTTAAGGAATTGTTTAATTATCATATTGCCGGTCTTGCAGATTCTTACACGGGAATGAAATTTTTTCATGCAGTTATGACTAAAGAAACTTCTAATAAAAATAAAACCGGGAAAATGGAAATTAAAAAAATACGCCTTACTGATGTTTCTTTTTCATATCCTAATAGCGAGAAAAAAGCCCTTAAATCGGTGAACCTTGAAATAAATGCAGGTGAAACTATTTGTATCGTAGGAAAAAACGGCAGCGGAAAGTCAACGCTTTCAAAAATATTGCTGGGACTGTATCAACCCGCTTCAGGTGAGATTATACTAAATGAATCAAAAAACGCATCTGAAGAAGCTCATTTGCTGTTGCAAAAAAACAGCTCCGCAGTTTTTCAAAATTTTAATCGCTATAATCTGAGCTTGGAAGAAAATATTAATGTGGCAGATGTAACTAAATCGGTAAAGAAAATTTCGCAAGCGGTAGAGCAACTTTCAGACACCTTACCTGATAAACAAAATACAATGCTTTCAAGAGAATTTGGCGGAGTTGACTTGTCTATGGGACAATGGCAAAAACTTGCTATTGAAAGAGGCCTTTTCAAAAATGCAAGTATCATTATTTTTGATGAGCCGACTTCGGCAATAGATCCGCTGCTTGAAATGGATTTACTTAACAGCATGCTTGATAATAAAACTCATAGTATAAAAATTATTATAAGCCACAGAATCGGGATTGCAACTAGAGCCGATAAAATCCTTTTAATGGATAATGGCGAAATTATTGAAAGCGGCAAGCATGATGACTTAATGCTTAAAGATACAGA